Sequence from the Phalacrocorax carbo chromosome 8, bPhaCar2.1, whole genome shotgun sequence genome:
CAGGGGCTGCGGCGGCGGAGCAGAGCGGCGGCGGGCAGCCCCTCTGGGACGGGAACGGGGCCGAGGCCGGCTCGGTGCAGGGCGGCGGCTCGGCGGTGCGATACCGGACGGCGGAGATGGCGGACGCGGCGCTGGGCAGCGGGCTCCCCGCGCAGCAGGCTCCGGTGCTCTCGGTGGTGCCGGGGGAGGCGAGGGACGGCCGGGCctctgctgccgccgccgcggaAAGTtgcgaggcggcggcgggaggcgatgcgtgcggggcggggagcggcccGGGCCGGGAGCAGGCCGGGCTGGAGACGGTGCTGCCCGCGCCCGCCGAGGAGCCGAACGGTACCGACAGCGCCAAAGCCCCCAAAGTGAACTGCGAGGAGAGAAATATCACCGGCATCGACCGCTTCACGCTGCAGATCCTGAACGTGTCTCAGGTAAACGGGAGGCCCGGCTCAGTGCGACTCTGAACGCCTGGGGATGGCGACAGGCACCCCTGTCAGCGCCCTGTGCCTGTTCCTCTCAGTGCCTGACTTAGTGAATTTCTTTGCATAACATCCTCTGTGCTATCAAAGAGACAAAATCTCTGAGCAGGGAGGCTTTTTGTGTCAttccaagctgaaaaaaatatagctCAGTCCACATGCCCATGTCTCTCATCTGTGTGCCTGTAGTAAACTGCCAGCTTTCATGCTGCGTGGATTAGTGCCCTTCTCTGAAACCGGCGCTTACTGCCAGTACCGGTGCCTGTTTCTGGCTTGTGTCTTGTAATGGctatgtatttttaagtaatacatttttaaaacaacctttaaaaaaggttaaatacattcctctgttttaaaatggtTAAACAAATCTGCAGCTAATGATAAATATTGTTAGGTATCTAATTGACTGCTGAATGACGCACTCCTACGTAAGATCTAACTCTGTTAAATATGTAATTGCCTGTGTTcgtttttcttctgctttcttaaaGGACCTGATGGAGTTCTTAAACCCAAACAGCAGTGACTGTACGTTAGTATTGTTCTACACGCCGTGGTGCCGCTTTTCGGCCAGTCTGGCACCTCATTTTAATTCTCTACCTCGAGCGTTTCCAACTCTTCGCTTCCTGGCGTTGGATGCATCTCAGCACAGCAGGTAATTTACGCTTCCTGTGTCCCGCTGTTGGGTTATTTCCATTAGCAAGTTGTgtggttttaaaacagaagtgtgtttttttttttcttacaaagcGACAATTTAATTTGGTAAAACTGACACTTCCTGTATTGTgactgtttttgtttctttctccagtggatttcttttccttcatgctTTGTACTTGCTTTATGTCCACCAGTTTATCAACTAGATTTGGAACTGTGGCCGTACCCAATATCCTCCTTTTCCAAGGTGCTAAACCTATGGCTAGATTTAATCATACAGACAGAACACTGGAAACACTGAAAGACTTCATTTTTAACCAAACAGGTATGTAAATCAGCCCCAATGTGTCACCGGGAAGAATGGGCTGGTTTTTAGCTCCAAACcaggcttttaaaatgaattgcATTAAGACCTTGAGAGGACCCAGCAGAGGTTTATATAATCGGTTGCTGTAGTGAGCTGGATTTCAGGGTGTGCTGTAAGTAGAGACTCAACGTACTGGGTTGCTGTCACAGAGCAGGGGAAAACAGTGGGGTTTAGCTAGACAGGGCGCTAGGAGGATCGAGCACGCCTTTCTGCCCAAAGATTTAATTTGGGAATGAAGGCAGATGAACCTTGGGATCGTTGCCAGAGCCGCGTAAGGCTGACAGCAGCTGGGGGATAAGACAGTTTTGGTTCTTGTGCTAGAGGAAACAAAAGGATTCCAGTTTCCATGATCTAGCTGTCTGCATTGTGAGCTCAGCACCGGCCAGCTCTCTGGTcctctgtaaagaaaaacaacaaaaaaccacgtATAGGCCTACGAGGGCCTTTGTTGGAGGTCAGAAATTGTTATATTTGCTAATACAGCAGAAATACTCAAAACCTCCACAAACAAAATCCCCACAAACTTACACAAGGCTGTGCTGTGGAAGGACAGAACGACCCTTCTGTTGTGcaaatatacatacacattGATAGCTTTTCGGTTTTACGTAAGTTAACTGAATGCTAGACACACATTAAAATACGAGACTGTCTCACCAAAATTTTAAGTCCAACGGTACATACGCTTTAGTCTGAGACAAGGAACAAAGGTCCAAATACAACCAACTTCTCTGCATTTGATGATTATTACTGGTGTTGATCAGGTGCCTGCTTTTTCAGGTATCGAAGCTAAAAGCGACGTGGCTGTGACCGAGGAAGACTGGGAAGGCCCCCTGCCCAGCGTTCTGACAAAAGGCATAGACtggctgcttctcttttctttgctcttcctGGCTAGCTTTGTCATGTACGCTACCGTCCGAACGGAGAGCATTCGGTGGCTGATCCCTGGACAGGAGCACGAACATCAGGAATAATCTGGGATGCTGAAATAGGGACAGAATTTCCTGCTTATTGGTAAAGCGGGAATTTGTATGGACTAGAAATACATAAGAATGAACTGTTGAATTCTTCGGTTGTAATTTATAATATTGActaaaaatctgctttatttATCAACTACGGCATCTGTAAAAAGCAAATTTGTGGCAATTAATGTggtaaataaacaaatatgaaaaaacaggaactaaaaaagtatttcttaagCTGCTCTGATCGGCTTATTTTTCATGGACTTTAATGTAAATAGGTGATAACAGTCCTACTTTGCTCTCCTGAAGAGGTCCCTGAGCTTCGTAAATTGAATAAGATTTTTACAGCACATTGGCCTGTATGCGTGGCACAGGAGCAGAGTTGCTTCTGCTCTGGTGGAATCTGAGGATCTTTTACAGATCCTACAGACGTAGGAACTAAAGACTGTGCGTGGACGATGTGGTAGGCGCTATGTAATTAGGATGCGTTAGCCCACAGAGATCGTGCTCAGGTTTTGGCTC
This genomic interval carries:
- the TXNDC15 gene encoding thioredoxin domain-containing protein 15 translates to MWRMLLALAWLGRALSSGAAAAEQSGGGQPLWDGNGAEAGSVQGGGSAVRYRTAEMADAALGSGLPAQQAPVLSVVPGEARDGRASAAAAAESCEAAAGGDACGAGSGPGREQAGLETVLPAPAEEPNGTDSAKAPKVNCEERNITGIDRFTLQILNVSQDLMEFLNPNSSDCTLVLFYTPWCRFSASLAPHFNSLPRAFPTLRFLALDASQHSSLSTRFGTVAVPNILLFQGAKPMARFNHTDRTLETLKDFIFNQTGIEAKSDVAVTEEDWEGPLPSVLTKGIDWLLLFSLLFLASFVMYATVRTESIRWLIPGQEHEHQE